Proteins from one Patescibacteria group bacterium genomic window:
- the rbfA gene encoding 30S ribosome-binding factor RbfA translates to MPSRRIKKVNELIRQELSDIIRQEIEWPEGCLVTVKKADTAADLEETKIGVSVLPTEKRDKILNLLKKNIYQIQQSLNHKLVMRVVPKLDFYIDKSEEKAQRINHLLDKVSKKR, encoded by the coding sequence ATGCCTAGTCGTCGTATAAAAAAAGTTAATGAACTTATACGTCAGGAATTATCTGATATAATCAGACAGGAAATTGAATGGCCTGAGGGTTGTTTAGTGACTGTAAAAAAGGCAGATACTGCGGCTGATTTAGAGGAGACAAAAATAGGGGTTTCTGTGCTACCGACTGAAAAAAGAGATAAAATTTTAAACTTACTCAAAAAGAATATTTATCAAATTCAGCAGAGTTTAAACCATAAATTAGTCATGAGGGTAGTGCCTAAGCTTGATTTTTATATTGATAAAAGTGAAGAAAAAGCCCAGCGCATAAACCATTTGCTTGACAAAGTAAGTAAAAAAAGATAA
- a CDS encoding DHH family phosphoesterase — protein sequence MTEIKQNFNKLNQLILSSEKILVSTHEKPDGDAIGSMLSLAYYFEDIKQEYLCFTENEIIDNFYFLPGVERIKNEIKEINDFDLIIFVDVGDVKRADIFSYLKKADLRQIKMVNIDHHYTILGDYASDFDLNIINLEVSSVSEIIYYFFDYIGAENNKEKATNLLTGILTDTGCFSNLGTTVNSFSVAANLLNKGANLKKICDKTMKKNNIITFRLWGRALSRLKKNKKTGVVTSIITQKDLKECGASSDSTEGISNFLNSLAEAKFTLLLKEEEEGLIKGSLRTTRNDVDVSKVAAHFGGGGHKKAAGFSVKGKLVETKDGWKIK from the coding sequence ATGACTGAAATAAAACAAAATTTTAACAAGCTTAATCAGTTAATATTATCTTCAGAGAAAATATTAGTTTCTACTCATGAAAAACCCGACGGAGACGCTATTGGCTCTATGCTTTCTTTGGCTTATTATTTTGAAGATATTAAACAAGAATATCTTTGTTTTACCGAAAATGAAATTATTGATAATTTTTATTTCCTGCCGGGAGTAGAAAGAATAAAAAATGAAATTAAAGAAATTAATGATTTTGATCTGATTATTTTTGTTGATGTCGGTGATGTAAAAAGGGCTGATATTTTTTCTTACCTAAAAAAGGCTGATTTAAGACAAATAAAAATGGTTAATATAGACCATCATTATACGATTCTGGGTGATTATGCCTCTGATTTTGATTTAAATATTATTAATTTAGAAGTTTCCTCTGTTTCTGAAATTATATATTATTTTTTTGATTATATCGGAGCCGAAAATAATAAAGAAAAGGCCACTAATTTATTGACCGGCATACTAACAGATACGGGCTGTTTTTCTAATTTGGGTACTACGGTAAACTCTTTTTCAGTAGCGGCTAATCTTCTTAATAAAGGAGCTAATTTAAAAAAGATTTGTGATAAAACTATGAAAAAAAATAATATTATTACTTTCCGACTTTGGGGAAGAGCTTTATCAAGACTGAAAAAAAATAAAAAGACCGGCGTAGTCACTTCTATTATTACCCAAAAAGATCTAAAAGAATGCGGTGCTAGCTCGGACTCAACCGAAGGTATTAGTAATTTTTTAAATTCATTAGCTGAAGCCAAGTTCACTCTTTTGTTAAAAGAGGAAGAGGAGGGTCTGATTAAGGGCTCTCTGCGCACGACCAGAAATGATGTGGATGTTTCTAAGGTAGCGGCTCATTTTGGCGGCGGCGGCCACAAAAAAGCAGCCGGTTTTTCGGTTAAAGGTAAATTAGTCGAAACTAAGGATGGTTGGAAAATAAAATAA
- the clpP gene encoding ATP-dependent Clp endopeptidase proteolytic subunit ClpP, whose protein sequence is MSDIKDQTLIPMVVEKSARGERAYDIYSRLLKERIIFLGSAISDPLANNIIAQLLFLESEDKDKDIKLYINTPGGSVTAGMAIYDTMQYVKPDVTTICVGLAASMGAVLLSAGKKGKRLALPNSEVLLHQVMGEAGGQATDIKIRAEHILNIKERLNKILSSHTGQSLKKIEKDTDRDFFMSVSEAKKYGLIDKIIRRK, encoded by the coding sequence ATGAGTGATATAAAAGACCAAACCTTAATTCCGATGGTTGTGGAAAAATCAGCCCGCGGAGAAAGAGCTTATGATATTTATTCACGTCTTTTAAAAGAAAGAATAATATTTTTGGGTTCAGCCATTTCTGATCCCTTGGCTAATAATATTATCGCTCAGCTTTTGTTTTTAGAAAGCGAAGATAAAGATAAAGATATTAAACTCTATATAAATACCCCGGGCGGTTCAGTCACGGCTGGCATGGCTATTTATGACACTATGCAGTATGTTAAGCCTGACGTCACTACTATTTGTGTCGGCTTAGCGGCTTCTATGGGGGCAGTGCTTTTATCAGCTGGTAAAAAAGGTAAAAGATTGGCTCTACCTAATTCAGAAGTTCTACTGCATCAGGTTATGGGAGAAGCCGGCGGACAAGCTACTGATATTAAAATTAGAGCCGAGCATATTTTAAATATTAAAGAACGGCTTAACAAAATACTTTCTTCTCATACCGGCCAATCATTAAAAAAGATAGAAAAAGATACCGACCGCGATTTTTTTATGTCAGTTAGTGAGGCCAAAAAATATGGCTTGATTGATAAGATAATCAGGCGAAAATAA